A single region of the Anaerococcus urinomassiliensis genome encodes:
- a CDS encoding carbohydrate ABC transporter permease: MQASSNNMMPLKTLTNDTNHKEKSINKTRAIRLVLNIIVVIFVLFPIIYAFVMSVKPSYELYNKTFFTANPTLDNYKDVFKIAPIEGYIINSLIVSVIITLLQMITAIFSAFALHFLNFRKKGLLFAIIMATTMIPGETTIISNFLMISAWGFQDSFFGLVAPYLTSAMGIFLFRQAFKSFPMEIYEASKMDGASDLGFIFGILIPLSKPTIGALAVQSFLGAWNMYMWPLLITGTDRYRTVQIGISMLNSADSQSMLLMIAGVVVCMIPSLIIFMFAQKNMVKGLTTGAVKG, translated from the coding sequence ATGCAAGCAAGTAGTAATAATATGATGCCATTAAAAACATTAACGAATGATACTAACCATAAAGAAAAAAGCATAAATAAAACTAGAGCTATCAGGCTTGTATTAAACATAATAGTAGTAATATTTGTCTTATTCCCTATAATCTATGCCTTCGTCATGAGTGTAAAACCAAGCTATGAGCTGTACAATAAGACGTTTTTCACTGCAAATCCAACCTTGGACAATTATAAGGACGTATTCAAAATCGCTCCAATAGAGGGATACATTATAAACTCCCTTATTGTATCTGTAATCATAACACTACTTCAGATGATTACAGCTATCTTTTCGGCTTTTGCCCTCCATTTTCTTAACTTTAGAAAAAAGGGCCTTTTATTTGCAATAATAATGGCAACGACAATGATTCCTGGCGAAACAACCATAATATCAAATTTCCTTATGATATCAGCTTGGGGATTCCAAGATTCCTTTTTTGGCTTGGTAGCTCCATACCTCACAAGCGCTATGGGAATATTCCTATTTAGGCAAGCATTTAAATCTTTTCCAATGGAAATATATGAGGCAAGCAAAATGGATGGAGCCAGTGACTTAGGATTCATATTTGGTATACTAATACCGCTTTCAAAGCCTACAATAGGCGCTCTGGCTGTGCAGTCATTTTTGGGAGCTTGGAATATGTACATGTGGCCACTACTTATAACAGGAACTGATAGATATAGAACAGTTCAAATAGGTATATCCATGTTAAATTCAGCAGACTCTCAGTCCATGCTATTAATGATAGCAGGTGTTGTAGTTTGTATGATACCATCACTAATAATATTTATGTTTGCTCAAAAAAACATGGTAAAAGGATTAACGACAGGAGCAGTAAAGGGTTAG
- a CDS encoding carbohydrate ABC transporter permease, whose amino-acid sequence MTLIYVLIVVLFGVLIGFATALLCRVNFPGIRLFSAAYSLPIAIASSGMALVFKVMLNQSVGILNVLLKTNINWLADPKWALISVGILTAWLNSGMNFLYFSSGLAGIDDSLYEAASIDGANGPNQFIHVTLPSVRPIMFFVVVTNIINAFQSFGQIKLLTQGGPGEATNVIVHDIYKNAFMNYRYGYASAESVVLFIIVMILTIIAFRSNGDRNASK is encoded by the coding sequence GTGACCTTAATATATGTTCTTATTGTGGTATTATTTGGGGTTTTAATTGGTTTTGCTACAGCTTTACTGTGCAGGGTTAACTTTCCAGGAATTAGACTTTTTTCGGCAGCTTACTCTCTTCCTATAGCCATTGCATCATCAGGAATGGCCTTGGTTTTCAAGGTTATGTTAAATCAATCTGTTGGAATCCTAAATGTATTACTTAAAACAAATATTAATTGGTTAGCTGATCCAAAGTGGGCGCTTATAAGTGTTGGTATTTTAACAGCATGGCTTAATTCTGGTATGAACTTCTTGTACTTTTCATCAGGCCTTGCAGGTATAGATGATAGTTTATACGAAGCGGCCTCCATAGATGGGGCAAATGGTCCAAATCAATTTATCCATGTTACCCTACCATCTGTAAGACCTATAATGTTTTTTGTTGTAGTTACAAATATTATTAATGCATTTCAATCGTTCGGACAAATAAAGCTACTTACTCAAGGTGGACCAGGAGAAGCGACAAATGTTATAGTTCATGACATATACAAAAATGCATTCATGAACTATAGGTACGGATATGCTTCTGCAGAATCAGTAGTTTTATTTATAATAGTTATGATTCTTACAATCATAGCCTTTAGATCAAATGGAGATAGAAATGCAAGCAAGTAG